One Carya illinoinensis cultivar Pawnee chromosome 5, C.illinoinensisPawnee_v1, whole genome shotgun sequence genomic window, CCAAAATTTAGATATCAAATTTTCTTAAGAATTttaggaaatttttttattttttatttttatctaattgcATGCTAATATGTATAGGTTTTGAATGAAACGTGAATAGATAACCTCTCTAAATTGGAAATATCAATGAATGAAATGTAACGTAACACGTTGAACACATTTTGCACTTACCCATAGCTAAAAAGTTAAGAAATTCTTCACAAgttatttcaaaacaaataaaaaagttcCTCATAGTTCCTAGCTCTAAACAAAAGCAAAGCCAACAAAAGTCAAACTTAACTATAAATGATATAGAGTCATAGACATGAAAactattacataattattacacaactatctaataaaatattatcttttctaatttattgaaatttttttcgaCTTTGATGAATTtggattttcaaaataataatttattagagTAGTAATTGTATCTATTTCATTTTCCTAGAACTcttcataaaaatttagaaGTACTTCAATTCTACATATTTTCAATCATGCCGcctcttatttattattattattattattattattatttagagaaATTCATACTAGGCTTTTATAGATTGCATAAGACATTACAAGATGTTTGATATCAAGAAATTGTTAGAAAATACAGAATTACTAGTTAAAGAAATTGTAGCTTTTGCTAGGAGATCAGCCACATGATTGACATATATTTTCACATAACAAAAGTCCTAAACTGAAAAGATAGACAGCAAAGCTAGAATATCCTGTATGAGATGACCACAAGAGCAATATAAACTTGCAAGAGCTTTAATAAGATTCTCGACATTTTTAGCATCTCCCTCAAAGATCACTTTGTCAAAGCCAAACTCAAACAAAAAGCAACAGCTAAGAAAGCTCCATAAGATTATGCAATCTGAGGTGTAGGATTTCCCAACTTGAAAAGCTGTTTTGAAGCAATGACACAGCCATTCTCATTCATTAGAATAATGTCAATACCCATCTTCTTGCTATAAAAATCCATAGCAATATTCTAATTTGctttaataaaatttgataatgAAGGTTGCGGCCAAATTGAACAGGAGCTTGCTTTTGCAGAGTATCAAGAAATGAAGATTGAATAGCTGATTGGAACTCTTCCAAAGAAACATTAGCCATCTGAAAGAACTGAGAAGGATGCTGAAAAATACCGTCATATAGAAGTTTATTACGTCGCAGCCACAAAAATCTAACAATAATTAAGAAGAGTTCAAAATCTACTACTTCTAAATACTCTTCCATGGTAAGAACCAGGTCCATGAAACTAAGATAAGGAAGACTACACTTTTGAATCTTTTTACAACAAAGAGCTCAAATATCCTTAGCAGAAGGGCATCCCAAAGAATATGTATCGCAGTTTCCACTTCAGTTGCATAGATAGGACAAAAGTCTTCCTACAACACATGCTAGACTTTAAGATTGCTTCTAGTAGTAAGTATATTACAAAAAGCTTTCTAGGTAAAAGATCTCAACACTGGTGGTATGTTGGAAttccaaactttcataaaaaaattattcgtcACAGTAGCATGATAAGAGGAATAGGAAAGGCTAGAGTTTAATTCGAGTTGAATAtaatatgcacttttaacagaaaacctccCACCATTGGTACACCTCCATACCAATCTATCATCATTTGCGAAAGGGCTAAGGCACATATTAAGAATCACGTCAGCTTCATCttcattaaaaatagtattcACTATAGGCTTATTCCATTCAATTGTACCTAAAAGAAGAAGTTTTGCAACCAAATCATTTTCACTGAGTATTGAAATTAGGGGTGGGCCTTATCCATTAGATGAGGGTGGCGGGGCCACCTGCCCTGCATCTGGACCTTTAGTGGGCAGGGTCCAACCCCTCCCTACATTTCCACTGCCCTGCCCCCCacttatattttacaaattttgtttatataaatatattacaatttgttagacttgttcacaaaatTATACATGTATTGTATTGATTTCCTAAGCCAACCTTTATATAGGAGGTCAAGACAATACAAGAGTTTTATTTGAGTAATGTGAGACTCAAATAGTGAGTCCATATTGACTCAAATAGTGAGTCTCACATTGCTCAAGTATGACTCTTGTGTTGTCTTGGCCTCCTATATAAAAGTTAGTTTAGGAGGCCAATGCAATACAATCTTGTGAATAAGTCTAACTCTCTTATAAGCaagtctaaaaaattaaaaaattgataacatAGTTTTTTgtgttatcaatttttaaattattgttatatatataaattttaacttaaaatttaaattatataataatttgagtCACAAAAATACTTTTGgacttagaaataattttttggcCCAATGGGACATTAGTATCCTTGAAGTGGCATGAAGCGGGGTGCGGGGGTGGAAACACCACCCCCTGCATATGGGGGGCAAGATGCGGGGAAGGGGCAACCTGCCCCCGCATATGCGGATATCATCCCTAACTGAAACTGATGATTGAACCTTATGAGTAATAAGTTTGGGGATccatttatttttccaaattatAATGCTATTACCATTCCAAACTCTCCATCACAAACCTTCATTCAATAAATTTCgagttgaaaaaaatacttttcCAAGCATAGGAAACATATCTAGGCAACATAGCCTAAAAAAGAGATGAGCTAGGAAAATATTTAGTTTTGAGAATCTCagtaggaaaagaagaaagtTGTTGCAATATTCTATACCATTGCTTAGCCAATATAGTTGCGTTAAAAGCCTTCAAAACCCTAAATCCCAAACCTCAAGTTCTTTTGCAGTACTCATTCTCTTCCAACTCAACCAATGTATCTTAtggttgttttctttttgactCCAAAAGAGTTTCTGCATCATTTGATTAATCTGATAGCAAAGAGTTTTGGGAAATCGAAATATATCCATACAGTAGGTTGGAAGGGCTTGAATGACAGCTTTAAGTAACATTTCTTTTCCAGCCTAGGACAAGAACTTAGATTTCCAACTACTGAGGTTTCCCCAAAATCTATCAACAATACCTTTGAAAGCAATAGTTTTGTTTCTACCAAACAATGATATAAAGCCAAGGTAATTTTCCAAACATCCAGTAGATCGAAGCTCTGATATCTCTTTGATATTTTTCCTCATTGCCCATTAtgtattttgtattgaattGTACATATGTCTTATTCCTATTCAATTTCTATCCATAAGTTCTCTCATAACACAATAGAATATCTTGTAATCTACTCCATTCTAATGAAAAAGCtttaataaagagaaaacaatCATCATCACAAAATAAATGTAATACTCTAACTAACCCTCTTGCAGTTGGCACACCATTGAGAGAACCATTCCGATAAGCAGGTGAAATAAAACCACTAAACACCTTAGCCCAAAGAATACATAAGTATGGGAAGAGGGGGTTCCCCTGTCTAAGACTCCTTGAAGGCTAAAAATCTTATTGtgatttaccattcattgaaacTTAATAAGATACAGAGTTACAATTCACTGAAACTGAATAAGATACAGAAAAGACACATTCTATAATCAAACTAACCCATCTTTGCCTAAATTCCATTTTTTCCATCACAAGCTTAAGAAAACCCAATCCaaccctatcataagccttatCCATATCAAGTTTCACAGCCACAAAACCCTCTTTCCCTTTCAAACAAGAATTTATAGTATAAATTGTTTCATAAGTAGCCAACACATTATCACAAATAAGATGACCAAGAATGAAAGCACTATGATGAGTAGAGATAATTTGATTGGATATAAGTTTGAGTTTAATGGCTAAAACTTTGGAAATTATCTTATAGACTATATTACACAAGCTAATAGAGTGAAAATCTGTCATTTTAGTAGGCTTTTTAAGCTTAGGAATAATGGTGATATAGGTCATTAATGGAGGTTAAATAAGTGCCAGAATTCAGGAATTGTAACACCATGTTACACACCTTAGCTCTAATAGTGTCCCGGTGTACTTGGAAAAACGAGGCAGAATAACTATCCATTTTGGTATAATTTTAATGATGAAAATCTCACAAAGTTTTATAGAGCTGAGAAAGATAGCAAGAGTTATGTCCAATTATTTACGAAACTAAGAATACACACTTAATACATATGATTAAATGTGTAgtaatgtatttataaaaaaatatatatattataatttattatgccataaaatgtatttatccttgatctatatatataatattatcaaaagtaggtttatattaataacttaataacatatttaagattagaattttatattatcttaattttaatattttatgttctaaaattaaaatttatatgttataacttatattgagatttataaaattaattttatattatatcaaatgttatattaattttatgttattatattattagatatgaataataagattttaaaatttgatattatattaattagtaatttagtatataatatataataaaataaaaaatttatataaaaccgCTTTGAGGTTTTCTATGAAATGAGGCATCGAACAGAACCGTTACAAAgaatactaataaaaaaataaaaaaaattatatatataaactagttTGGTTCGCTCAGATGTAATATGGTCTTATAAACAATAAATCTAGAATTGAATcgattttaaattggttttgcAAAATTAAAATTGGCCTTAGACTAAATCGATTTTACACTAACCAATTCGGTTCGATTCGATTAATTAGAAGTCTGGTTTTGGtagtgaaatattttattttaaagaatattttgctattattttttattttattattatttttttataattttatattactatttattattatttaatatatttttattattttttttattattatttataaaacatctgaaattatcttattttctaaacacgaccctttttaatttttatatttttcagccCTTAACGTCTAGAAACTCGCGAAATATCACGTGCATTCTATCTGTCTATCTTTCCCAACGAACCCATCCAGCCTGACCCACAATCTCTATAAATAGATTGTTTACGCATTTTACGCATTGGCGCCCTTTACGCATTTTTCTCTCCCCTATAGCTTCCTTAAAGTCAGGCACAATTGAGATAGAGAAAGAGTGCGTGTCTTATAGTTAGGTTTCCTTTCTATTCTttcgttatttttttcttgacagGTTCTGAGGAGGCTTGCCTGCTTCACCGTTGGAAGTTTGGAACGACAACCAAGTGAGTTTTGATTCGTTTATTGTTGTAAAGATAATTTTGTCTCTGTGTTTTGgctattatttttctttgaaaagttattttatttttttcagttaGTGGGTGTggttttgatttgatttcatgGTTTTCTGGGAATAAAATATCCTAGTTTTATCCCAATTCATAGAAACTTACGACCCATTTGTCGGTTGTTGCATTTTATCGCTAAGATATTTTCAGTTGACAGTTGCTAAGATCTATTGCTAAAATTACTTTTACCTGAACATGGTGATTCATTGATGAAAAGATGTAATTTTATGACATATTTAAGTTATtaattgtttgaaatatttaaatgcaaGAGAAAATTTGTAAATTTGTGAAATTTTGTGAAGTATTTTGTGCCGTTTTCCTTATATTTTCTTCTGTAGCTTAATAATAGCTAATTAAATCTGAGGAAAATTTTAGGGAGAACAAAAGAATATGGATGTGGGTAGATGGCAAGatgcctcccccccccccccccccccccctttttttttccaaaaagaaaTAGATGTGGGTAAATGCTTTAGAGCAGCTATCCTGTTTTTATGGGAGATTACTGTATGAGATGgatatatattttagttatacTGGTATTTGTTATGATTGATATGAGATGGAGAGAAAGACCACCTTAGATAGATTTTCGTGCAGAGAGCTTGGTATTGTAATGTATCCCTTCACATCAACAAATTTGACGAGTTTTCCATTTTGGTGGGCTCTGCAGAGTGTTTGGCACAGAGGTGTTGGATTTTGGAATCTATAAATTTGAACTTAACAAGTCGATTCGTGGAAAGTGATGGAGGTATATGGCAAATCTATGGTGGTTGGACCCACAAAAGTTATTTTTCTGTCAACCATGCTAGGCCGAGACGGGCCAGTATCAGTCCACAAATGTGACTGGAAATGTGAAAATGAACATGTTTTTGGAAATATGTACCGGTGCAAACTAACAGGACTGACTCACATATGTGACAAAAACTGTAACCAGAGAATTTTGTACGATAATCATAGCTCCCTTTGCAGAGCAAGTGGGCAAATTTTCCCCCTTACACCCATGGAGCAACAGGCAGTTAGAGGCGTCCGGAGGAAGCCTGAGGAAGAGAGTTCCCCCACTGATAGCTGTGCTTTTAAGCGTAGACGGGATGCACGGTTCCATCCTTCTCCTTTTGAGAAGTCCTTCTCTGCTGTCAGGCCAATCTGCAGCCAAGTTGGAGATGGCATGGATTTGAGCtagatttataatataactGACAAGACTTCTATCATTTTGCTTAatcattttccttcaaattgtttcttctcttttcatGAGACAGTTACGGACAATAGAATCTAATTTGCGTAGCTCAATGATGGATCAGATGTGTCCTACGGAACTTTATATATATCTAGTCTGATTTAATGCAATTTAGCTCTTTCAGTACTTTCACTATTGAATAGGGATGTCAAACAGCCTCTGTTCACTTGTTTAACTTAAAatgaattttgtttctttttctgctGGTTGGAGATTTGAACTATAATGGCTAGAGGCAGCTTTCAAGTCTTTTTTGAGACTTGAATCATGGTTTTGCTTCGAAATTGCTGTGATGATTCTTGTGGTGTACTTATATTTGACTTTTTTCCTACCTTTCTATGATTACTTTTTagtggttcttcttcttttagtAAATTGTATTGTAGAAACTTAATTTGTATTCAGATGTATTATATTTAACTATGAGATTACCTTTATATTGACGCTCTGATATAAATAATTCTCTATAGTTGGTAGATCCATCTACAAAGTTTCTCAAATTCTGTATTCTGGTGGAATGCTTTTATCATTTACGAAAGCTTAACTTAGTTATGTTGCCTTTTATCATTTACGAAAGCTTAACTTAGTTATGTTGCCTTACTTTGCCCTGCAGAGGAATGATCTGGTTTATACCCCATAtttcatttttgttctttttgttagtttttgcttcactttttttttattctgaaGTGATTGTTAATTTTGCAGGTTTCAAGAGTGTACCATACCGGAGCGATTAAGAAATGTTTGTTGCTTCAATGGAtcaatttttctgttttaaaagTTCCATGAGTCATAAAACCTAGTATTTTTTGTATGATTATTATTCCTATGTCATGTAGGGAATCGCGCCCTATTTCTTGGAGACAAAACTGCACTAGGTAATGCTGATGAACTAAAGAAAATGGATTCTTCTGTTTTAGAAGTTCTGATgataattagtatttttttcttgtatGATTATTATTCCTTTGCTATCCAGGTAATCCTGCCCTTTTTATGGGAGACAAACTGAACCAGGTAATGCTGATGAACTGAAGACAATGGTATCATGTCTGACCAATTCAAGCATGTGGATAAGGAAGTATAATGTGGAATCATATGGGGTTGAGCTACCAGACTTAAAAGCCAATATTGTTAATGACATTTGAGGCATTTAGGTTGGACTGGTACAGTTGCAGTGGAGAGTTTGCCAACCCAAAGACATGCCACATTCATTGTATATGACAATTTTTAGGAGGGCATGTCCAAGGTCTTATAGCTATGCTTTCGATGATTTGACGAGCACTTTTACATGCTAGGCTAATGATCAtgccattattttcttttctagtgTTGACGGTACAATTTCTAACCTTATACTTACAAACTCACCCGCTTGAAATGATTTCATGTACTGCCACTCCCACCATAGAACTTGAAATTCCAGAATAATTCGTGATGCAGGATGAAAAAACTGTAGGATGCACTTGTAGCTCCAATTCAAGAGTAGAGCGGTGGGGATGTTGTGGGGATGTTTTCTTCGTAAATCATCCTCCTCCCCCTTCCAATGCCCATTTTTACACTCATATTGAAGTTGCTTTTGTGAATATGGACTATTTGTCCACTAGCCTTTCACACTCCTCAGTTACCCATTTGAAGTGAAATCTGAATGAATCAAGCAGGGGACTGCTAAAAGGAGAGACAAAGGAGAACTAGAAGGCTTGTCGTTTGTAGATTTTCAGCTGGTACATGAGTTGGTGCTTATTTTGTCAAAATGTCCTTTATCATGTATTTCAATTGGTCACAAAGCTTCTAACAGTCGTGGAATTGAAGTATACAGGAAGCCAACTTTTATTGGAAGTTTACAAATTGTATTAGTTTAAAATGTTCATTTCTGGGTAATCAGGTTGGCATGCTGGTAATAAGCGCAGTAAATGTTCATTATTTTGATAGCTAAAGCAAATGAATGTTTTTTGAGTAGAGCAGTAATTCATTAACCCAAACAAAACAGAGGAAAATGATGACAAAAATATTCTCGACATTTTAGATTATCAAATTTAGTACTAGTAACCATTAATATCCCAAAATATGTTAGTGAAATTGACACAAGGAGATATGGTGCCATGCACATGGTGCGG contains:
- the LOC122311600 gene encoding uncharacterized protein LOC122311600 — its product is MEVYGKSMVVGPTKVIFLSTMLGRDGPVSVHKCDWKCENEHVFGNMYRCKLTGLTHICDKNCNQRILYDNHSSLCRASGQIFPLTPMEQQAVRGVRRKPEEESSPTDSCAFKRRRDARFHPSPFEKSFSAVRPICSQVGDGMDLS